A window of the Candidatus Krumholzibacteriia bacterium genome harbors these coding sequences:
- a CDS encoding YdeI/OmpD-associated family protein, with the protein MPPVRYFRSAAEFRRWLEKNHARVTELWVGFYKKGVDRKGITYKDAVDQALCYGWIDGLLKRVDAESYTHRFTPRTHKSTWSNANIKRVGELKKLGLMAPAGLEAFGRRTKDRSGVYAHENQHVTLAPAMMKRLRADRKAWAFFQAQAPSYRRLAAAWVMSAKREETRERRLASLIEDSARNAWIKPLRWQK; encoded by the coding sequence CTGCCGCCCGTCCGCTATTTCCGCTCCGCCGCCGAGTTCCGCCGCTGGCTGGAGAAGAACCACGCGCGCGTGACCGAACTGTGGGTGGGCTTCTACAAGAAGGGTGTGGACCGCAAGGGGATCACCTACAAAGACGCCGTCGACCAGGCCCTGTGCTACGGCTGGATCGACGGTCTCCTCAAGCGCGTGGACGCGGAGAGTTACACCCACCGCTTCACGCCCCGCACGCACAAGAGCACCTGGAGCAACGCCAACATCAAGCGCGTGGGAGAACTCAAGAAGCTGGGCCTCATGGCGCCGGCCGGCCTGGAGGCCTTCGGGAGAAGGACGAAGGACCGTTCGGGTGTCTACGCGCATGAGAACCAGCACGTCACCCTGGCGCCCGCCATGATGAAACGGCTGCGCGCCGACAGGAAGGCGTGGGCGTTCTTTCAGGCCCAGGCGCCTTCCTACCGCCGGCTCGCCGCGGCGTGGGTGATGTCCGCGAAGCGGGAGGAAACCCGGGAGCGTCGCCTGGCGTCGCTCATCGAGGACTCCGCGCGCAACGCCTGGATCAAACCCCTGCGCTGGCAGAAGTAG
- a CDS encoding sulfatase-like hydrolase/transferase: protein MKLPSYLASARACVSTRACSYARMVALLGLALPFAVLALTRYLDASTGLNSAGAYAILVFLGYYVLVPLVFLSLVFLVLIAWPRVARTVCATLIGAMLFYLVFDATIYRVYRFHVDAFWLEYAFQSFSGIGISGLTIAMAAAVVAAVTALTAFLFRVSGRMRHPGRLAAAVFLVALVSYSASQALHVLAYERNDTRFTDMTLRFPFYFPITSHRHALKYADRLPLIVETSGSADDAGQALHYPLRDVACDSTMVSRRPNILLLLLESWRFDAMNERISPHMAAFASRASRFDNHFSSGNSTPSGVFSVFYGIHPTYWAAVKANCAAIDNPVLIDVLQQNGYRFGIFADSHFERHKIKDGMFRGIDVQEEFEGRSADLKDQDLTGRLHRFALDANAAGRPFFGFAFYKSTHFSYYYPKDTARFTPAGKLNIALANRERDPEAFLNDYYNAVGWVDSLVGDLLDGLEAEGILENTIVVITSDHGEEFDDNDANYWGHTSNFTGYQTRVPLIIYVPWREPRVVSEATAHIDIVPTLIQEGLGCKQDAGDYSNGLNLYGPLADPRPFVISSYVNHAIVADDDVYSVFPMYVQKYKLWDINARVDGIPPDLAARAMDEMRRFYRTATPF from the coding sequence ATGAAACTCCCAAGCTATCTCGCCTCGGCGCGGGCCTGCGTGTCCACGCGCGCCTGTTCCTATGCGCGCATGGTGGCGCTGCTGGGCCTGGCGCTGCCGTTCGCGGTGCTCGCGCTCACCCGCTACCTCGACGCGTCGACCGGTCTCAACTCCGCCGGCGCGTACGCCATTCTCGTCTTCCTGGGCTACTATGTTCTCGTTCCGCTGGTCTTCCTGTCGCTGGTCTTCCTGGTGTTGATCGCGTGGCCGCGCGTGGCGCGCACGGTTTGCGCCACGCTCATCGGCGCGATGCTCTTCTACCTGGTGTTCGACGCGACCATCTACCGGGTGTACCGCTTCCACGTGGACGCCTTCTGGCTCGAGTACGCGTTCCAGTCCTTCAGCGGCATCGGTATTTCGGGGCTCACCATCGCCATGGCGGCCGCGGTGGTGGCCGCGGTGACCGCGCTCACCGCATTCCTGTTCCGCGTTTCCGGCCGCATGCGGCACCCGGGGCGCCTGGCCGCGGCGGTATTCCTGGTGGCGTTGGTGTCCTATTCGGCCAGCCAGGCGCTGCACGTGCTCGCCTACGAACGCAACGACACCCGTTTCACCGACATGACGCTGCGCTTCCCGTTCTACTTCCCCATCACCTCGCACCGGCACGCGCTCAAGTACGCCGACCGGCTGCCGCTCATCGTGGAAACCTCCGGATCGGCGGACGATGCGGGTCAGGCGCTGCACTACCCGCTGCGGGACGTGGCGTGCGATTCGACCATGGTATCGCGGCGGCCCAACATCCTCCTCCTGCTGCTGGAGAGCTGGCGCTTCGACGCCATGAACGAGCGGATCTCGCCGCACATGGCCGCGTTCGCCTCGCGCGCATCGCGCTTCGACAACCACTTCAGTTCGGGAAACTCCACGCCCAGTGGTGTCTTCTCGGTGTTCTACGGCATCCACCCCACCTACTGGGCCGCGGTGAAGGCCAACTGCGCGGCCATCGACAACCCGGTGCTGATCGACGTGCTGCAGCAGAACGGCTACCGCTTCGGGATCTTTGCCGACTCGCACTTCGAGCGCCACAAGATCAAGGACGGGATGTTCCGCGGCATCGACGTGCAGGAGGAATTCGAGGGGCGCAGCGCCGATCTGAAGGACCAGGACCTCACCGGGCGCCTGCACCGCTTTGCGTTGGACGCCAACGCCGCGGGCCGGCCGTTCTTCGGGTTTGCGTTCTACAAGTCGACACATTTCAGCTACTACTACCCCAAGGACACGGCGCGCTTTACCCCGGCCGGGAAGCTCAACATCGCCCTGGCCAACCGCGAGCGGGACCCGGAGGCGTTCCTGAACGACTACTACAACGCGGTCGGCTGGGTAGACTCGCTGGTGGGCGATCTGCTGGACGGTCTCGAGGCGGAGGGAATACTGGAGAACACCATCGTGGTGATCACGTCCGACCACGGCGAGGAGTTCGACGACAACGACGCCAACTACTGGGGGCACACCAGCAACTTCACCGGGTACCAGACGCGGGTGCCGCTCATCATCTACGTGCCGTGGCGGGAACCGCGCGTGGTGTCCGAAGCCACCGCCCACATCGACATCGTCCCCACCCTCATCCAGGAGGGCCTGGGTTGCAAGCAGGACGCGGGCGACTACAGCAACGGGCTCAACCTGTACGGACCGCTGGCCGACCCACGCCCGTTCGTCATCAGCAGCTACGTCAACCACGCCATCGTGGCCGACGACGACGTGTATTCGGTGTTTCCCATGTATGTGCAGAAGTACAAACTGTGGGACATTAACGCTCGCGTGGATGGCATTCCCCCCGACCTTGCCGCGCGTGCCATGGACGAGATGCGCCGCTTCTACCGCACCGCCACACCGTTCTGA
- a CDS encoding alpha/beta hydrolase, with amino-acid sequence MHFARLLVVSFLAVLPMRSAAQEAAQAPDSTAADSAVVVVRKPTIPIVPFFIEGIEDTFLTATLEVPEDRSQPGGRKISLHIVIVPALEKGSGLPPLFDIAGGPGVSATAGAAEYAGVLRVHRERRPVVLVDQRGTGESNPLRCPELEAVSKMDDMYDPDAVARCRDELAKTADLSHYGTIDAVRDLEDVRNALAYDQIDFIGLSYGTQVVQMYMREYPDNVRAAVMLGAVPLGEEIPLHHANNAEAVLQRILDDCDSDPDCGRAYPSLRREWSELLERLDAGPVFAEFVDSTGARSVEIRKGPFCEALRSLLYVPPTQRLIPLLIHHAAQDDFRPFLQMVLAGGAGGSIAEGMYLCTICPEGTTRIAPDAIDAATARTFLGRWRVDQQMGACAVWALAPAPDADLAPVVAEAPTLFITGGMDAVTPIAWAQEISSRLTHSLVLVIDHLGHHPDGLEHMECYDAVIAQFFEKGSVVDLDTSCFDTMLPPPFVTE; translated from the coding sequence ATGCACTTCGCCAGGCTTCTTGTCGTTTCGTTCCTCGCCGTTCTCCCGATGCGGTCCGCCGCCCAGGAGGCGGCGCAGGCGCCCGATTCCACCGCCGCCGACAGCGCCGTGGTCGTGGTGCGCAAGCCCACCATACCCATCGTCCCCTTCTTTATTGAGGGGATCGAGGACACCTTCCTGACCGCCACGCTCGAGGTGCCCGAGGACCGCTCGCAGCCGGGCGGGCGCAAGATCTCCCTGCACATCGTCATCGTTCCCGCCCTCGAAAAGGGCTCGGGACTGCCGCCGCTGTTCGACATCGCCGGCGGACCGGGTGTATCCGCCACCGCGGGTGCCGCCGAGTACGCCGGTGTGCTGCGCGTGCACCGCGAGCGCCGCCCCGTGGTGCTGGTGGACCAGCGGGGAACCGGCGAGTCCAACCCGCTGCGCTGCCCGGAACTGGAAGCCGTCTCGAAGATGGACGATATGTACGACCCCGACGCCGTGGCGCGTTGCCGCGACGAACTCGCGAAGACGGCCGACCTTTCGCACTACGGTACCATCGACGCGGTGCGCGACCTGGAAGACGTCCGCAACGCGCTGGCCTATGACCAGATCGATTTCATCGGCCTGTCATACGGCACCCAGGTGGTTCAGATGTACATGCGCGAGTACCCGGACAACGTGCGTGCGGCGGTCATGCTGGGCGCGGTTCCGCTGGGCGAAGAGATCCCGCTCCACCATGCCAACAACGCCGAGGCCGTGCTGCAGCGCATCCTCGACGACTGCGACAGCGACCCCGACTGCGGGCGCGCGTATCCGTCGCTGCGCCGCGAATGGTCGGAGTTGCTGGAGCGGCTCGACGCCGGTCCGGTCTTTGCGGAGTTCGTGGACTCGACCGGTGCGCGCAGCGTGGAGATCCGCAAGGGGCCCTTCTGCGAGGCGCTGCGCTCGCTGTTGTACGTGCCGCCCACGCAGCGGCTCATCCCGCTGTTGATCCACCACGCCGCCCAGGACGACTTCCGGCCTTTCCTGCAGATGGTACTCGCCGGCGGCGCGGGCGGTTCGATCGCCGAGGGAATGTATCTGTGCACGATCTGCCCCGAGGGGACCACGCGCATCGCGCCGGATGCGATCGACGCCGCCACGGCGCGCACCTTTCTCGGTCGCTGGCGGGTCGACCAGCAGATGGGTGCGTGCGCGGTGTGGGCGCTCGCGCCGGCGCCGGACGCGGACCTCGCCCCGGTCGTCGCGGAGGCGCCCACGCTGTTCATCACCGGGGGCATGGACGCGGTGACGCCGATTGCCTGGGCGCAGGAGATCTCGTCGCGCCTGACCCACAGCCTGGTGCTGGTAATCGACCATCTGGGGCACCATCCGGACGGCCTCGAGCACATGGAGTGCTACGATGCCGTCATCGCGCAGTTCTTCGAGAAGGGGAGCGTGGTGGATCTGGACACGTCGTGCTTCGACACCATGCTGCCGCCGCCCTTCGTGACCGAATAG
- a CDS encoding GEVED domain-containing protein produces the protein MTGNRWGLRLLIFLLLLATPLASAHAVTNIFLYDESVAADVDLNAYLADGTVKQPNGKGFFKYVDKTPAPAEYPTIAVSEQSFEQLGASNAEIDGVWFINHGNFYVPNKKALILWVVRIPDASLRMPAEFQQDLTISMWVDWNQDDKWKPGERMIHHSFNLADRFPATDDEIVVSYLTSFQVPDVTEIMTSSAKYGNSGKDIRHLWVRAVVAYDDDDMSPDGAQLFGEYEDYRVSYYVQNKFIGDGGSR, from the coding sequence ATGACGGGGAACAGATGGGGTTTGCGCCTTCTCATCTTCCTCCTCCTGCTCGCGACGCCGCTTGCGAGCGCCCACGCCGTGACGAACATCTTCTTGTACGACGAGAGCGTGGCGGCGGATGTGGATCTGAACGCCTACCTGGCTGATGGCACTGTCAAGCAGCCAAACGGCAAGGGTTTCTTCAAATACGTGGATAAGACACCGGCGCCAGCCGAGTATCCCACGATTGCAGTCTCCGAGCAGAGTTTTGAACAGCTCGGGGCGTCGAACGCTGAGATCGATGGCGTCTGGTTCATCAATCACGGCAATTTCTATGTGCCCAACAAGAAAGCGCTCATCCTGTGGGTGGTCCGAATCCCGGACGCCTCCCTGCGGATGCCCGCTGAATTCCAGCAGGATCTGACGATCTCGATGTGGGTCGACTGGAACCAGGACGACAAATGGAAACCGGGAGAGCGGATGATCCACCATTCGTTCAACCTGGCTGACAGGTTCCCGGCCACGGACGACGAAATCGTGGTTTCGTATCTGACGTCGTTCCAGGTGCCGGATGTCACGGAGATCATGACGTCCAGCGCCAAGTACGGCAACTCCGGCAAGGACATCCGCCACCTGTGGGTGCGCGCCGTGGTTGCGTATGACGATGACGACATGAGTCCGGACGGCGCGCAGCTCTTCGGGGAGTACGAAGACTATCGTGTCTCCTATTACGTTCAAAACAAATTCATCGGCGATGGTGGATCGCGCTAG